AACATATTCTTCACTCAAACCATTCACCTCAGTCCTAATTTTTATGTTTATAGGTGCCGGCCCAAGGCCGGCACCTATAATCAAATCCTACAATTACCTGATCAACCGAATCAGTCGTAATCAGCTACGTTATCAGGAGTAACCGGCTCGAATGGTACCCACATGATATGTCCAGTTTCATCCAGTTCATAATCTGTGCCATCATTCAGAGTAGTTCCGGTAATAAGGTTAGACGCTGCCTTAAGCGCACCGTATCCCTGTCCGTTCGCATCCTGGAATACTGTCATAGCCAGTGTGCCGTCTTTGACTGCCTGACGTCCGTCTACTGTAGCGTCAATTCCTACAACCGGAACTGATGCAGGGTCGATTCCCTGATCTTTCAGAGCTTCGATAGCGCCGAGAGCCATCGCATCGTTGTTAGAAATGATGCAGTCATACTCGATTGTTGTCAGCAGCGGAGTGATCATATCCTGTGCTGTCGCACGGTCGAAATCTGCTGCCAGAGGAGCTGTTGCTTCTTCAGCTTTGATTCCGTTGTCTTCAAATGCCTGCAGACAGGATGCTGTACGCTGTGTCGTGGAAACGTTACCGATTGTACCATTTAACAGGATATATTTAATAGAATCTTTTCCTTCTGCTTTAAATTTCTCGGAAAGGAAATCACCCTGGTATTTACCGGACATCATTTCATCGGAACCTACATATACTACATTTTCGTTCAGAACGCCTTCTGTATCAACCGGCGGTCTGTTAACGAATACGACTTTCATATCACCGGCAGCTTCAACGATCTGCGGACATGTCTCCGGGTCAACCGGGTTTACGATGATTGCTTTCTGTCCGTCGTTTCTAGCTGTCTCAACGAACTGGAGCAGTTTACTTGTATCGGACTGTGCATCCTGCGTTGTCAGATTGATTCCCATCTCATCCGCTGCAGCGATTGCACCGGCTTCCAGTGTGGAAAGGAACTCATCACGCAGTGCAAGGATCATTGTAATACTTCCTACATCACCGCTTGCATCTGCTGAATCATCAGCTGCTGCGTCATCACCTTCATCAGTTGCTGCTGTGTCCTCTTTTGCTGTGTCTGTTGATGATGCTGCTGAATCATCTTTACTGCCGCATCCAGCAAGTGTGCTGATTGCCAGCAGTCCTACCAGGATTCCTGCTATTACTCTTCTCTTCATTGAAATTCTCCTCCTATAGCTTCCTTTACTCTAACTCTTTGCCTCTGACTGCCAGTTCCTATACCAGTGCAGTCACTCTGACCTCCGTTATCAGTAATTCCCCCTGTTCTTTTCTTCCTACTTGTCCAAGAACTTAGGGGGACCCGGGTCCTGATTCAAGGTCTATTTATGAGTCTTTTTCATTATATCGTCACTTGTTCATTTTGTCAATTTTAATTTCATATTTTTCTCAATCTTTGTACATAATTTATTCACATTTGTTTCAACGGATGTTTCTTGTGACAAAAAATTACATTTTTCCCAAACAGCTATTCATCGTTTTATACAATTTTATGTTTTAAGTGTTATGTCTTTAATATTGAATTTGTTCATATATCGTTCATATTTTTCTCTTAACAAACAGTAACAGCAGGACTCCTGATTTCCCTGGAATCCTGCTGTTTACGGTACTTTTCCTACTGTTCATATCATATTTGAAAACCGTTCCACGGCCTTCGCGAAGCTGGCTATCGTCTTCTCCACATCCCCATGTTCAATGCCGTCACGCACACAATGCTGCAGATGCCCCTCCAGTACCACCTGACCGGCCTTGTGCAATGCCGATTTTGCTGCATTGATCTGCATAAGAATGTCTTCACACGGTATGTCCTCATCGATCATTCTGTCAATCGCCTGTATCTGTCCGACTATTTTCTTCAGTCTCCGGTGCAGATTCTCTGAATCCATACACTGTCTCATCCATATCCTCCTATTCATATTTAAACTGTTGTTGCCAATTTAAATCTGTACAGACTTTCTCTTTACAGAGAAAATACTCTCGTTGCAATCGAAAAATACGCTATCACAGAGCAGGTATCTACAATTGTCGTGATCAGCGGTGCAGCCATGATCGCAGGATCAAGGTGTATCTTTCCGGCAAGAAGCGGCAGTACACACCCGATCAGCTTTGAGATAATGACAGTCGCAATCAGGGACAACCCAACCACAAGAGCCATCTGTACATCATGATACACCAGCATGATCCTCACTGCATTGGCTGCTGCAAGCACAACACTCACCATCAGCGAGATCCTCAGCTCTTTAAACATCACTCTGAAAATATCCTTAAACTCAATCTCATGAAGTGCGATCCCGCGGATGATCAGCGTAGAACTCTGAGATCCGCAGTTCCCCCCGGTATCCATCAGCATGGGGATAAACGAGACAAGGAGCGGAATTGCAGCAAATGCGTTCTCATATCTCGTAATGATCGCGCCCGTCAGGGTAGACGAGATCATAAGCACCAGCAGCCACACGATCCTGTTTTTGGCATGTGCGAAAACCGATGTCTCAAAATATGTCCGCTCACTTGGATTCATCGCCGCCATCTTTGTGATATCCTCTGTCGCCTCGTCTTCCATAACGTCCATTGCATCGTCTACCGTAACGATCCCGACCATGAAATCATCCTTGTCAACAACCGGAATCGCCAGCAGATCGTATTTGGCAAAAAGCCTGGCAACCTCCTCCTGGTCATCATGAGTGCTCACAGATATGATCTCTGTCTCCATCAGATTTTCAATCAGCATATCATCTTCCGAGGTCATCAGGTCTTTTGCCGTTACAATTCCAATGAGCTTCCTTTTCTCCAGGACATAACATGTATAGATCGTTTCCCTGTGAATCCCCACCTGTTTAATATGAGCCATCGCCTGTGCAACCGTCGTATGTTTCCTCAAATCCACATACTCCGTCGTCATGATGCTTCCTGCACTGTCCTCAGGATAATTCAGAAGCTGATTGATCAGACTCCTTTTCTGAACCGTCACCGTATCCAGAATACGGGTCACCAGGTTCGCCGGAAGGTCTTCCAGAATGTCCACGGTATCATCCATATAAAGATCATCCAGAATTTCCCTCAGCTCTTTCTCCGTCAGCATCTCAATGAGATACGTCTGCATCGAATGGTTCATATTGCTGAACACATCCGCAGCTTTTTCTTTGGGAATCAGACGAAAGGTAATCGTAAGTTCCTTATCCTCCAGCTCTGACAGCAGTGAGGCAATATCCACTGCGTTCATGACATTCAAAACGCTTCTCACAGCTTTGAATTCTCTCTGCCGTAAGAGTTCCATAAAAATCTCTCTGTTCATTTTTTCTTCTCCTTTTCCATGAAATCATACACGATCGATAACTGGCGCCAGCATCCATTGCACTCACCTGCCTTTCCATATAAGTGAATAAGCTCATCAATGCCGTAGTTGATGAGCTGCCTTTAATTCCTCTATATTTTAGCCTCTTCCCGGTTATGTGTCAATGGGCGGCCGCATTTATTGCGCCCGCCCATCTCCCGGCTTTTATTTTTCACCGGATCTTAATGCGAAGAAGTCAGATATGCTTCCAGCACGGCTTTGTCTTTTTCCACCACATACGTGCTTCCGTGCCGTTCCTTTACATCCTCCGCCATGCTGATAAGAAGCAGCGGCTGTTCTGCGTCCGGTTCTGCAGTAAACACAGCAAACCAGCCAAGTTCGGTTCCGGTTTGGTCATCTTTTGCCGTCTTAATCTCCGCGGTACCTGTCTTCCCTGCAAGTCGGATATCCTCGCGGTGCGCTGCGTATCCGGTTCCATCCGGAGAGTTCACCACCTGTTCAAGAGCCGATTTCACGGTATTCGCCGCATCACGGTCAAACGCCTGCGTTATCCAGGTCTCCGGCTGAATGTCCTCCTGATACCGCAGATACGGTTTTATGACATCTCCCTCATTGACAAATGCTGTATATAGCGCAGCCATATGCAGCGGATTCACAAGCATCTCTCCCTGGCCGTAACCGCTGTCCGCCAGCTGAATCTCCGTATCAATCCCGCCTTCATTTGCATACTGGGACTGGCTCATTTTAATTTCAAACGGAAGCTCCTGCCCAAACCCAAGCGTGTCAAATGCGCTCTCCAGGCCGTCTGCCCCAATCTTCAGCGCCGCCTTCGCAAAATAAATATTGTCTGAATAAATCAGTGCATTTTCAAGTGTCGCCGGCTCATAGTCATGCAGTGTCGTAACATAATAGTCACCCCATCCGGCATCTTTCTGCCAGCTAAGCCCTGATCGTCCGAAATCCTCTCCGGCGGTGAATGCCCCCTTCGTAAGTCCTATGGATGCGATCACCGGCTTCAGAGATGATCCCGGGCACCATGACTGCCGGAACCGGTTATACATCGGCTTCGTCTCGTCATTGTTCAGCAGATCCCACTGCTCGGATGACATACCGAGAATAAAGTCGTTGCTGTCAAAAGAAGGGGTACTGACGAGTGCCAGAACCTCACCGGTATAGGGGTTCATCGCGACAGAACAGCTCTCGTCTTCCGCAAACTGCGTATACAGAAGCTGCTGCAGCTGTGCATCGATCGTCAGGGTAATGTCCTCGCCATCCTGCTTCGGCACAGAGGCAAGAACAGATACTTCTTCCCCATTCTCATCCACCACGGCAATTTTCTTTCCATCCGTTCCCTTCAGCTCCTTCTCATACAGTCCTTCCATCCCGCTGCGTCCGATGACGCTGCTGCTGCTGTATCCTTCCCCCTTATGTTCCTCCAGATCCTCCGCCGTTACATTCTGCACATATCCGGTCAGATGTGACGCGGCTTCTCCATATGGATAGGTACGCACGGAAACGTCTGTCACCATCACCCCCGGTATCTCCAGCAATTGTTCCAGAAGAGCAGCCTTTTGCTGTGCTGACTCACTCGGTTCGTCCGTCATCAGCTCCGTATCTTCAAGTTTTTCTATATTTTTGACCGGCACCATCGAGTCGTCCGTTACCCAGGACGCTTCCAGTTTCTTTTCAATACTCTCCGCCGTAACGTCCAGAAGCCCTGCCAGTCTTTCTATATCCGCATCCCGATTCTCACTCATTTTACCGGGAACGAGTCCGACGGAAGACGCCGTTCCGGGACCGGCAAGCATTTTTCCGTTCCTGTCAAGCACTTTCCCCCTGGCAGCTGCATCCGTGGATACCCTGATCTTATCGGAGCGTGTCAGCTGCGGAAAAATCATACTGTCATTCCAGGAGAGTGCATATCCCTTTTCTTTGTCTCTGATGAAAACCGCCTGATGGTCGAAACTGATCCCGCCGGCGACACTGTCCATTTTCGTATGGTAGGAGACCGTTGTCTCCGCCTTGCCGGTCTTTTCCATGCCGGTTACCTCGGTCTGAAAATTATTAGCTTCGATCCCATCATAAATATTCTGATGCCGCTCGAGAAATTCTTCTTTCCCGACACGTTCCCGGCTTTCCGCATCCAACATCCCGTACATGAAGCTGTAATCTCCCTTCCCGAGATATTCCATGTACTGTGCCAGCAGCACATCCGGCTGTCTGTCAGCACGTTTTCCCCTCAGATACAACAGTGCCGCTCCAGCGATGAGTGCGATTGCCAGACCGCATATCATGCCGGCAAGCACCCCTTTTCTCAATTTCCTGCCCTTCATAATTACTGCTCCTCTAAATACTCCTCAAGTGTAATTCCGCGGCTCATGATCTCATATGCCGCATATTTGCCCACATATCTGAAATGCCACGGTTCATAGATCACACCGGTTATATCTGTTTTATCTTTCGGATACCGAAGGATAAAACCGTAGTCTGCACAGTTTGCGAGCAGCCACTGATATTCCGGCGTCCCTTCCTGCTCCTCCTCAAGCACCTGATGATCTTCGGAGACAATGTCGGCCGCAAGCCCCAGCCCGTGCTCACTGTGTCTGGCGTATGAGACATGCCTGCGCGCCTCAATCTCTGCCTCCTCCTGACTCATGCCTTCTTTCTCCATGTGATAAAGTACCTGCTCCTCGAACAGTTCTTCCTGCCTCTCCTCTGACCGGTAAGCAGAACATACCACCGGGGAGAGCCCCTGTGCTCTGGCCGCATCGAGCATGCCCTGCAGCGCTCCCACCGCCCGCATGTCAAATTGCTGGCCATCACCCAGATCCGCCAGCAGCAGCTCATAATCATCCGGTATCGGATGATCTGCATTCAGCAGAATCAGTTTCCAGTCATTCTTATCAACCGCCCCTGCAGGCTCTGTATCATCCGTCTTTTCTGTGGATTCTGTTTCAGCGGTCTCCTTATCCGCTTCAGGCTCCGATTTCTCATCCGCCGGCTCTGTATCCGCAGGCCCCTCACCAAACGTCTCTTCCAGGTATGCCGTCCATGCAGATGCGCTTGTTATATATCCCGCATCGGCAAGATTATGCATGAGATACACAGTCACAAGAACTGCCGTACTCAAAACCAGGGAACGGATGCCTCCGTTTCGTCCCGCCCGTTTTTTCATCCTCTGTTTCGCACCTCCGTTACTGTCCCCCCAGGATTGTCCGGCGTATCAGAATCATATGACGCGTCTTCTACAGCAGAGCCTTCTCCCACTCCGCTTCCTTAAAGCCTGCAAGCACCGTCTGGCCGTTGATGACCAGCGGCCGTTTCACCAGCATTCCGTCCGTTGCCAGCAGCTGATATTGCTCTTCCTCGCTCATTGCGGGAAGTTTATCTTTTAGTTTCATGTCTTTATATAACATCCCGCTTGTATTGAAAAATCGTTTCAGCGGCAGACCACTTGCCTCATGCCAGGATTTCAGTTCTTCCACAGTAGGATTCTCCGTTTTGATCTCTCTGTCCTCATAAGAAATTCCATGATCGTCCAGCCATTTTTTTGCCTTTTTACAGGTACTGCATTTTGAATAACACAATAAAAGCATTGTTTTCTCCTTTCAGTCTGCGAATAAAAGCTCGCCGTTCTCATTAAAGTCTACGCTCCGATAGTCTGCTATGACGGGAATATCCCATTCTCTGCGCAGCAGTTCTCTTCCCTCTTTTCCCTCTCCGATCCCTATAATCTCAGGGATCCCGGCATTTTGGGCCGCCAGAATTCCCGCCGGAGCGTCTTCAACCACAACACACGCGGCCGGAGCACACTGTATGCGTGCTGCCGCCCGGAGATAGATATCCGGTGCAGGTTTTCCAGGGAATGTTCCGTCATGATAGATGAAGTTCTCATGACTAAACCACCGTTCCAGATGCAGCGTCTTGAAATAAAAGTCAACATTCGGGCGATGGGAGCTGGTGGCCACCGCATATGGAATATTCCTTTGCTTCATTTTGGCAAACATCTCCTCCGCCCCATCTGCCATCCTGAAGTTCTCACCCTGCGCCAGGCACATGTTTCGGTAGATCACTTCCTTCTCCTCGCCCAGCCGTTCCGCCTCATCCTTCGAGAACTTTCTTCCGAAAAAATATTCCAGAATGATGTCATTGCTTTTTCCGTGCA
The Ruminococcus gauvreauii genome window above contains:
- a CDS encoding substrate-binding domain-containing protein; this translates as MKRRVIAGILVGLLAISTLAGCGSKDDSAASSTDTAKEDTAATDEGDDAAADDSADASGDVGSITMILALRDEFLSTLEAGAIAAADEMGINLTTQDAQSDTSKLLQFVETARNDGQKAIIVNPVDPETCPQIVEAAGDMKVVFVNRPPVDTEGVLNENVVYVGSDEMMSGKYQGDFLSEKFKAEGKDSIKYILLNGTIGNVSTTQRTASCLQAFEDNGIKAEEATAPLAADFDRATAQDMITPLLTTIEYDCIISNNDAMALGAIEALKDQGIDPASVPVVGIDATVDGRQAVKDGTLAMTVFQDANGQGYGALKAASNLITGTTLNDGTDYELDETGHIMWVPFEPVTPDNVADYD
- a CDS encoding metal-sensing transcriptional repressor, which codes for MRQCMDSENLHRRLKKIVGQIQAIDRMIDEDIPCEDILMQINAAKSALHKAGQVVLEGHLQHCVRDGIEHGDVEKTIASFAKAVERFSNMI
- the mgtE gene encoding magnesium transporter; amino-acid sequence: MNREIFMELLRQREFKAVRSVLNVMNAVDIASLLSELEDKELTITFRLIPKEKAADVFSNMNHSMQTYLIEMLTEKELREILDDLYMDDTVDILEDLPANLVTRILDTVTVQKRSLINQLLNYPEDSAGSIMTTEYVDLRKHTTVAQAMAHIKQVGIHRETIYTCYVLEKRKLIGIVTAKDLMTSEDDMLIENLMETEIISVSTHDDQEEVARLFAKYDLLAIPVVDKDDFMVGIVTVDDAMDVMEDEATEDITKMAAMNPSERTYFETSVFAHAKNRIVWLLVLMISSTLTGAIITRYENAFAAIPLLVSFIPMLMDTGGNCGSQSSTLIIRGIALHEIEFKDIFRVMFKELRISLMVSVVLAAANAVRIMLVYHDVQMALVVGLSLIATVIISKLIGCVLPLLAGKIHLDPAIMAAPLITTIVDTCSVIAYFSIATRVFSL
- a CDS encoding penicillin-binding transpeptidase domain-containing protein, encoding MKGRKLRKGVLAGMICGLAIALIAGAALLYLRGKRADRQPDVLLAQYMEYLGKGDYSFMYGMLDAESRERVGKEEFLERHQNIYDGIEANNFQTEVTGMEKTGKAETTVSYHTKMDSVAGGISFDHQAVFIRDKEKGYALSWNDSMIFPQLTRSDKIRVSTDAAARGKVLDRNGKMLAGPGTASSVGLVPGKMSENRDADIERLAGLLDVTAESIEKKLEASWVTDDSMVPVKNIEKLEDTELMTDEPSESAQQKAALLEQLLEIPGVMVTDVSVRTYPYGEAASHLTGYVQNVTAEDLEEHKGEGYSSSSVIGRSGMEGLYEKELKGTDGKKIAVVDENGEEVSVLASVPKQDGEDITLTIDAQLQQLLYTQFAEDESCSVAMNPYTGEVLALVSTPSFDSNDFILGMSSEQWDLLNNDETKPMYNRFRQSWCPGSSLKPVIASIGLTKGAFTAGEDFGRSGLSWQKDAGWGDYYVTTLHDYEPATLENALIYSDNIYFAKAALKIGADGLESAFDTLGFGQELPFEIKMSQSQYANEGGIDTEIQLADSGYGQGEMLVNPLHMAALYTAFVNEGDVIKPYLRYQEDIQPETWITQAFDRDAANTVKSALEQVVNSPDGTGYAAHREDIRLAGKTGTAEIKTAKDDQTGTELGWFAVFTAEPDAEQPLLLISMAEDVKERHGSTYVVEKDKAVLEAYLTSSH
- a CDS encoding M15 family metallopeptidase, yielding MKKRAGRNGGIRSLVLSTAVLVTVYLMHNLADAGYITSASAWTAYLEETFGEGPADTEPADEKSEPEADKETAETESTEKTDDTEPAGAVDKNDWKLILLNADHPIPDDYELLLADLGDGQQFDMRAVGALQGMLDAARAQGLSPVVCSAYRSEERQEELFEEQVLYHMEKEGMSQEEAEIEARRHVSYARHSEHGLGLAADIVSEDHQVLEEEQEGTPEYQWLLANCADYGFILRYPKDKTDITGVIYEPWHFRYVGKYAAYEIMSRGITLEEYLEEQ
- a CDS encoding arsenate reductase family protein; this encodes MLLLCYSKCSTCKKAKKWLDDHGISYEDREIKTENPTVEELKSWHEASGLPLKRFFNTSGMLYKDMKLKDKLPAMSEEEQYQLLATDGMLVKRPLVINGQTVLAGFKEAEWEKALL